The Corynebacterium glaucum genome includes a region encoding these proteins:
- a CDS encoding SpaH/EbpB family LPXTG-anchored major pilin has translation MAQTYSRKLATAVLAAGLVFGTTTGTPITQAPVAHADSARSATIFLHKRVGADTHGDPHVAGKESTNTPGTPLAGAEFTLRKLNLSLIDADGYIDDAAIAQAAELQTTADGVDVDKLNALGFDERVEPFIGTTNENGEITFQGLPFGVYLVEETGVPESEDGAYVPSAPFVVAVPMFDPEAEPYDAWIRQVHVYPKNTELKVTKTVKDAGVHPAMPDNRTFTYTVNAPVPLLPPQRELTELSVVDSYLAGEFVNGLKVEKAEIVREADGTEAVPNYEISGPTPLPSAIKESGKVVADTSRTITVTDKTVLSGLQPGDMLRVTLTGEVNPVQQKGQSTGVTDGEVSNYAHVTGKNQVFGKPGFDDRKFTTPTTHVESYIAAVRVTKHKAGTPDALLDGAAFDVFSVPGDKQCSDGDRSLIVKDFEATGGQAVINALHVEDYVDGKPATTPREHLTFCIQETKAPSGYVLDKTPRKITGVTRNNAVQPTTVGELTFSAEVAVENAERPQLPLPQVGGVGVIGLVLTGLALLGGGAYAARRRGKY, from the coding sequence ATGGCTCAGACCTATTCCCGCAAACTCGCCACCGCCGTACTGGCGGCCGGGCTCGTATTCGGTACGACTACCGGCACCCCCATAACTCAAGCCCCCGTAGCGCACGCAGATTCAGCACGTTCTGCAACGATCTTTCTGCACAAGCGGGTCGGCGCTGACACTCATGGTGATCCGCATGTTGCGGGCAAAGAATCCACCAATACACCTGGCACTCCCCTTGCTGGGGCAGAGTTCACCCTTCGCAAACTGAATCTCAGCCTCATCGATGCTGATGGCTACATTGATGATGCCGCGATCGCTCAGGCTGCGGAACTGCAGACGACAGCGGATGGCGTAGACGTCGACAAGCTAAACGCTCTCGGCTTCGATGAGCGAGTCGAACCATTCATAGGCACAACCAACGAAAACGGTGAGATCACCTTCCAGGGGCTGCCCTTCGGCGTGTACCTGGTCGAGGAGACCGGAGTACCTGAGTCGGAGGATGGGGCCTATGTCCCGTCGGCGCCGTTCGTGGTGGCTGTGCCGATGTTTGATCCGGAAGCCGAACCGTACGATGCGTGGATCCGGCAGGTACACGTCTATCCGAAAAACACCGAGCTGAAAGTGACCAAGACTGTCAAGGATGCGGGCGTGCACCCCGCCATGCCTGATAACCGCACGTTTACCTACACCGTGAATGCGCCGGTGCCGCTTTTGCCTCCGCAGCGCGAACTGACGGAGCTCAGCGTTGTGGACTCATACCTCGCTGGTGAGTTCGTGAATGGTCTCAAAGTGGAAAAGGCCGAGATTGTCCGCGAGGCTGACGGAACTGAAGCGGTGCCGAACTATGAGATCAGCGGACCGACACCGCTCCCCTCTGCGATCAAGGAAAGCGGCAAGGTTGTCGCTGATACCTCCCGTACCATCACCGTGACCGATAAGACTGTACTGTCCGGCCTGCAACCCGGCGACATGCTGCGGGTGACGCTGACCGGCGAGGTCAACCCGGTTCAGCAGAAAGGGCAAAGTACGGGCGTGACCGACGGCGAAGTGTCCAACTACGCCCACGTGACCGGCAAGAACCAAGTCTTTGGCAAGCCAGGTTTCGACGACCGGAAGTTCACCACGCCGACAACTCACGTCGAGTCGTACATCGCCGCGGTCCGGGTAACCAAGCACAAGGCTGGCACCCCCGATGCGCTGCTTGACGGCGCTGCGTTCGATGTCTTCTCCGTCCCAGGCGACAAGCAGTGTTCCGATGGGGATCGGTCCTTGATAGTGAAGGATTTCGAGGCCACCGGTGGCCAGGCGGTGATCAACGCCCTGCACGTGGAAGACTATGTTGACGGCAAGCCTGCGACTACTCCTAGAGAGCACTTGACGTTCTGCATCCAGGAGACCAAAGCGCCATCCGGCTACGTGCTTGATAAGACGCCTCGAAAGATCACCGGTGTAACCCGGAACAATGCGGTGCAACCGACGACGGTTGGAGAGCTCACGTTCAGCGCTGAAGTCGCGGTCGAGAACGCAGAGCGCCCTCAACTCCCGCTGCCGCAGGTCGGTGGTGTCGGTGTGATCGGTCTTGTCCTTACAGGCTTGGCGTTGCTCGGCGGCGGTGCCTACGCAGCGCGGCGTCGAGGTAAGTACTAA
- a CDS encoding TIGR03085 family metal-binding protein, with protein sequence MSFAQQERQRLADLLLELGPDAPTLNEGWVTKDLAAHLLIRERKPWATPGMFLKPLEPVLEREEEKQQSRDYEDIVREWAAGPPAAMRPLNSAMNTAEHFIHHEDVRRGGGVIEPRTFSNHVNTQLLTWAKRFGTLAFRGSDVPVVLTPPEQPAITLGGKAGVAEKGDRVVRVFGKPGELLLWVSGRDASEVRLEGPDDALESVKGIKRGV encoded by the coding sequence ATGTCTTTTGCCCAGCAAGAACGCCAACGTCTCGCAGACCTCCTCCTTGAACTCGGTCCAGATGCCCCTACGCTGAACGAGGGGTGGGTGACCAAAGACTTGGCCGCCCACCTGCTTATTCGCGAGCGCAAGCCATGGGCAACCCCGGGAATGTTCCTCAAGCCGCTCGAGCCGGTGCTCGAGCGGGAGGAAGAAAAGCAGCAGTCTCGTGATTACGAGGACATTGTGCGCGAGTGGGCGGCTGGTCCGCCGGCCGCGATGCGCCCGCTGAATTCAGCAATGAATACCGCTGAACACTTCATTCATCACGAGGACGTGCGCCGAGGCGGCGGTGTCATCGAGCCCCGCACGTTCAGCAATCACGTGAACACCCAACTGCTGACCTGGGCGAAACGCTTTGGCACGCTCGCATTCCGTGGTTCGGACGTCCCAGTGGTGCTCACTCCGCCCGAGCAACCGGCCATCACGCTGGGTGGGAAGGCTGGCGTGGCCGAGAAAGGTGACCGTGTGGTGCGGGTGTTCGGTAAACCGGGGGAGTTGCTGCTCTGGGTTTCCGGGCGCGACGCATCTGAAGTTAGGCTCGAAGGCCCAGACGATGCGCTGGAGAGCGTCAAAGGGATCAAGCGCGGGGTTTAG
- a CDS encoding SpaA isopeptide-forming pilin-related protein, translating into MMRTHESSLTKRIAAAAAAAAVLFTATPAIAAPQTTTVAATTEQTWTVTDETGNTIDAEPAVTVTETKTAENAPTQAKPAQNAPATTSAKPKQLTEPELAEDVTFTHVGTTADGKEEYELEATVNLPADEVTGQVLPLNAISLMRTEGTLNLDSVENATIDGAELNKDAVEVFTYPDIPTEDDEALIPDEVTGDVITLDIADENMGRTATVTATIYANERASRNIEWDLYNGVLPLTLNNIEVEGGAPIAPNGPVPADRARVVVQVAGDKLLSGTNGATRASGPNGERLERVFQNTPGEGAVLRLYAPLNDKKFGMSETATAWEQGARGENARPINQPWATCTADANGECVFEIPRGNGADIYDYYWVVMEQASPGYKVQDWVRLGVSGDTDTGRARILRHAYPTPLLKGGQIYYSGAKYKRISFNRDGYGSDWGDFDSASFMYEETTGQYQGAFGGHVPYRSSLGSFTQVRENPAMPETCGLKAALIVDTSGSMGTSMDVMRDVVGSVIDGLAETSTELGLYSFSTTSPGDARNLPNLDPKPTYTPEGRAALKSWKNNLTTRRSSGATNWEDGLEQVAEYNAKNPNSPYDVVYFITDGNPTVYNNPAGSPGQGNSGAESEMRELEAAIAMSNTVKSQGSRMVAVGIPAKWPTFWGTPIPSKRLSNLEISELNLQAVSGGQGGVDERSLRSKDFVFFTEQEVFKQALLNSLNLPCQVTVERRFYEGDDENVVPNFANTRGTNDETNANQWEFTADMTPTSGPEEQQSKVPDTVNKLGDNNQAGFPLNRTTGYTQIDIKEPAGKIPSSWIRMDAGPNGERAQCSTKAGKPVTTTALESEKTNDFRLKDVPVNGGIHCVVYYRIPSEPPQPGTFKFKLNKVDAQDNTIGLEGAEFELEGLDADNAGKKAPSAVENAGVGEFNWTELKPGRYKLSETKAADGGYILLAQPVFFRVARDGDATKLYVLENESDQTGIELTEENKAQIITFPIVGIDQTGSDNEAMITMKLANTKGGELPKTGGTGVFVQVMISLLIMTAGAAAARTMRRAA; encoded by the coding sequence ATGATGCGAACTCACGAAAGCTCATTGACGAAACGCATCGCCGCCGCGGCGGCAGCTGCCGCCGTACTGTTCACCGCAACCCCGGCAATCGCTGCCCCACAAACCACCACCGTTGCGGCCACAACAGAGCAGACCTGGACCGTCACCGACGAAACCGGAAACACCATCGATGCCGAACCCGCCGTCACCGTCACCGAAACCAAGACCGCCGAAAACGCACCAACCCAAGCGAAGCCGGCTCAAAATGCGCCTGCCACTACATCGGCAAAGCCAAAACAGCTCACCGAACCGGAACTCGCTGAAGACGTCACTTTCACGCACGTAGGTACTACTGCAGATGGCAAAGAAGAATACGAACTCGAGGCAACGGTTAACCTTCCCGCCGATGAGGTAACCGGGCAGGTGTTGCCGCTTAATGCGATCTCGTTGATGCGCACCGAAGGCACCCTCAACCTTGATTCGGTTGAAAACGCCACCATCGACGGCGCCGAACTCAACAAGGACGCCGTCGAAGTATTCACCTACCCCGACATCCCCACCGAAGACGATGAAGCCCTCATCCCAGACGAAGTCACCGGTGATGTCATCACCCTCGACATTGCTGATGAGAACATGGGACGCACCGCAACCGTCACCGCAACCATCTACGCCAACGAACGCGCTTCCCGCAACATCGAATGGGACCTCTACAACGGGGTACTCCCACTCACGCTCAACAACATCGAGGTTGAAGGCGGGGCACCAATCGCCCCTAACGGCCCCGTCCCCGCCGACAGAGCGCGCGTCGTCGTCCAGGTAGCTGGCGATAAATTGCTTTCAGGCACCAACGGTGCAACCCGCGCGTCTGGCCCGAACGGCGAGCGTCTGGAGCGCGTCTTCCAAAACACCCCCGGCGAGGGTGCTGTCCTGCGCCTATACGCCCCGCTGAACGACAAGAAGTTCGGTATGTCTGAGACGGCAACGGCCTGGGAGCAGGGCGCTCGCGGTGAGAACGCACGTCCGATCAACCAACCGTGGGCGACGTGTACGGCAGATGCCAACGGCGAGTGTGTCTTTGAGATTCCCCGCGGCAACGGCGCGGACATCTACGACTACTACTGGGTCGTCATGGAACAGGCTTCGCCTGGCTACAAGGTACAAGACTGGGTCCGCCTGGGTGTCTCTGGTGACACGGACACTGGCCGTGCGCGCATCCTGCGTCACGCCTACCCGACACCGCTGCTCAAAGGCGGCCAGATCTACTACTCCGGTGCGAAGTACAAGCGTATTTCCTTCAACCGGGATGGTTATGGTTCGGACTGGGGCGACTTCGACTCCGCGTCCTTCATGTACGAGGAAACCACTGGTCAGTATCAGGGTGCTTTTGGTGGCCACGTGCCGTACCGCAGCTCTTTGGGCTCGTTCACCCAGGTGCGTGAGAACCCGGCGATGCCGGAGACCTGTGGCCTCAAGGCGGCGCTCATTGTCGATACGTCCGGAAGCATGGGCACCAGCATGGATGTCATGCGCGACGTCGTCGGCAGCGTTATCGACGGTCTGGCGGAGACCAGCACTGAGCTGGGTTTATACAGCTTTTCCACGACCTCCCCGGGCGATGCTAGGAACCTGCCCAATTTGGATCCGAAACCGACCTACACCCCGGAAGGCCGCGCCGCTTTGAAGAGCTGGAAGAACAACCTGACTACCAGACGCTCCTCCGGAGCGACGAACTGGGAAGACGGCCTGGAGCAGGTAGCGGAATACAACGCGAAGAACCCGAACTCCCCGTACGACGTGGTGTACTTCATCACTGACGGTAACCCGACGGTGTACAACAACCCGGCTGGTAGCCCGGGCCAAGGTAACTCCGGTGCGGAAAGTGAGATGCGCGAGCTGGAAGCAGCTATCGCCATGTCCAACACCGTGAAGTCTCAGGGCTCGCGCATGGTGGCTGTGGGCATCCCGGCGAAGTGGCCAACCTTTTGGGGCACCCCGATCCCATCAAAGCGTCTGTCGAACCTGGAGATCTCCGAGCTGAACTTGCAGGCCGTCTCTGGCGGTCAGGGTGGTGTTGACGAGCGATCCCTGCGCTCGAAGGACTTCGTGTTCTTCACCGAGCAGGAAGTGTTCAAGCAAGCGCTATTGAATTCCCTCAACCTTCCGTGCCAGGTGACTGTCGAGCGACGCTTCTACGAAGGCGACGACGAGAACGTTGTCCCGAATTTCGCCAACACTCGCGGCACCAATGACGAGACCAACGCCAATCAGTGGGAGTTTACTGCTGACATGACCCCGACGTCCGGACCCGAGGAACAGCAGTCGAAAGTCCCGGACACCGTGAACAAGCTAGGTGACAACAACCAGGCCGGATTCCCGTTGAACCGCACCACTGGCTACACCCAGATCGACATCAAAGAACCCGCAGGCAAGATCCCCAGCAGTTGGATACGCATGGATGCCGGTCCGAACGGTGAGCGCGCCCAGTGCAGCACCAAAGCTGGCAAACCGGTTACAACCACCGCACTCGAGTCGGAGAAGACTAACGATTTCCGTCTGAAAGATGTGCCCGTCAACGGCGGCATCCACTGCGTGGTGTACTACCGAATCCCATCTGAACCACCTCAACCCGGCACATTCAAGTTCAAGTTGAACAAGGTCGATGCTCAGGACAACACTATCGGCCTTGAGGGTGCGGAGTTTGAACTTGAAGGGCTCGATGCGGACAACGCAGGTAAAAAGGCTCCATCTGCTGTCGAGAACGCCGGAGTAGGCGAGTTCAACTGGACTGAATTGAAGCCTGGCCGCTACAAGCTCTCGGAGACAAAGGCTGCTGATGGCGGGTACATCTTGCTGGCTCAGCCGGTGTTCTTCCGGGTGGCCAGGGACGGTGACGCCACGAAACTGTACGTGCTTGAGAACGAAAGTGATCAAACCGGCATCGAACTGACAGAAGAGAACAAAGCCCAGATCATCACGTTCCCAATCGTTGGCATCGACCAAACCGGCTCCGACAACGAGGCCATGATCACGATGAAACTAGCCAACACAAAGGGCGGAGAACTGCCCAAGACCGGTGGCACGGGCGTCTTCGTCCAGGTCATGATCAGTTTGCTGATAATGACGGCCGGCGCAGCCGCCGCGCGGACTATGCGACGAGCTGCGTAG
- a CDS encoding DJ-1/PfpI family protein produces MRISVVLFEDFELLDVTGPVEVFAKVEGLSVELLSADGGPVTSSQGVEIVAHADYNAMSGDVLLVPGGAGTRVLVNDQAFLAQLTDMSVRAAITASVCTGAALLAASGRLDGYRATTNKRAYDWATSFGGNVEWVRSARWVHDRDRWTSSGVSAGTDMALAFVAHHVGQSAADEVATILEWNAALDPTDDPFA; encoded by the coding sequence GTGCGGATCTCGGTCGTCCTGTTTGAGGATTTCGAGCTGCTTGATGTAACCGGCCCTGTCGAGGTGTTTGCCAAGGTGGAGGGCTTAAGCGTGGAGCTACTCTCCGCGGATGGTGGACCGGTTACCAGCAGCCAAGGTGTGGAAATCGTGGCCCACGCGGATTACAACGCGATGAGTGGCGATGTCCTGCTCGTCCCAGGAGGAGCGGGCACCCGCGTGTTAGTAAACGACCAAGCCTTCCTCGCCCAGCTAACCGATATGTCTGTGCGCGCGGCGATCACCGCATCGGTGTGTACCGGGGCAGCGTTGCTTGCAGCAAGCGGGCGTTTAGATGGCTACCGAGCCACCACCAACAAACGCGCCTACGACTGGGCAACCTCGTTCGGCGGCAATGTCGAGTGGGTGCGAAGCGCCCGCTGGGTGCACGACCGGGACCGTTGGACGTCCTCAGGTGTTTCAGCCGGAACCGACATGGCGCTGGCTTTTGTCGCACACCATGTTGGGCAATCTGCGGCCGATGAGGTTGCAACCATCCTCGAATGGAACGCCGCACTCGACCCAACAGATGACCCGTTTGCTTAG
- a CDS encoding FtsK/SpoIIIE family DNA translocase — MSVKNSAPRSTRSRTARSGPRGHSSASRPAGRDYEAPTSMTHPPTSSMVAANTADERVGSATRAVGNSISAAAGWVGSALSGLGAGNRDRGEDRDDDFEPFGPDDDYGEPEPRRGRRPRRSAEDAYPVNESDADDESREGRSSRGGASRSTFASHADAWGLVLLGLAAIIGASVWMDIAGPVGNAIAQGCHWVIGAGALILPVVLVGIAIALMLNVRTPGAVRSRVALGLTIIAISMLGMVHVFAGNPADWETRRIAGGAIGAVFGGALAAAFSSYVAIPLLALVIVYGALKTTGITVREAYDYIVDLFSRMVEKGVDDAEFDESLDEDDDLYGHVDRELEDIAEGRDRTTRPEPVAPRPATAGRKKRNRRATPMDNYPADGADATANLYDFAEDVDTDGGEEEAVDSGTTVAVPREPKRPRQKKAQRTPPARREETRVLPREEAEAGDRRQANEAPDAVDSSREAMRQAIIARSGIDAAAVPAKTPKSELEKEEPAPAPAKRVSQNPDYTLPTTDLLVPGDAPKTRTAANDRMIEAITDVFEEFNVNAQVTGFSRGPTVTRYEVELGPGVKVSKITNLQSNLAYAVATDNVRLLTPIPGKSAVGIEVPNQDREMVRLRDVLDAPKVAADSDPMLIGLGKDIEGDFVAASVQKMPHLLVAGSTGSGKSAFVNSMLVSLLTRATPEEVRLILVDPKMVELTPYEGIPHLITPIITQPKKAAAALQWLVEEMEQRYMDMKSARVRHIKDYNRKVRSGELVAPPGSEREMRPYPFIVCVVDELADLMMTAPKEIEDSIVRITQKARAAGIHLVLATQRPSVDVVTGLIKTNVPSRLAFATSSLTDSRVILDQAGAEKLIGMGDGLFIPQGAGKPQRLQGAFVTDEEIQAVVEAAKSQDEPDYVEGVTEEKAAEAKQIDEEIGKDMDDLLEAVELVVTSQLGSTSMLQRKLRIGFAKAGRLMDLMESRGVVGPSEGSKAREVLVKPEELETILWMIKGADPAEAPTEEPSLFDGSADADPTSDPDSGSADAESSGDARTVQATYNPTGGAF; from the coding sequence ATGTCTGTCAAAAATTCCGCACCTCGCTCGACGCGCTCCCGTACTGCCAGGAGTGGCCCACGCGGCCACTCGTCAGCGAGCCGTCCTGCCGGGCGGGATTATGAGGCACCCACCTCAATGACCCACCCGCCGACATCCTCAATGGTGGCTGCCAACACCGCGGATGAGCGGGTCGGTTCGGCGACCAGGGCTGTCGGGAACTCGATTAGCGCGGCCGCTGGATGGGTCGGCTCCGCCCTTTCTGGGCTCGGAGCAGGCAACCGCGACAGAGGTGAAGACCGGGACGATGATTTCGAGCCGTTCGGTCCGGATGACGACTATGGGGAGCCAGAACCCCGCCGGGGTCGCCGCCCGCGTCGCAGTGCTGAGGACGCGTACCCCGTGAACGAGTCAGATGCAGATGATGAGTCCCGGGAGGGTCGCTCCTCGCGTGGCGGCGCGAGCCGCTCGACGTTCGCCAGCCACGCTGACGCATGGGGGCTGGTGCTGCTAGGGCTTGCTGCAATCATTGGCGCATCGGTGTGGATGGATATTGCCGGCCCAGTTGGCAATGCCATCGCGCAAGGCTGCCACTGGGTAATCGGTGCTGGCGCCCTCATCCTGCCCGTCGTGTTGGTGGGCATCGCCATCGCGTTGATGCTCAATGTTCGCACCCCTGGTGCGGTGCGATCCCGTGTTGCGCTCGGACTCACCATTATTGCTATCTCCATGCTCGGGATGGTCCACGTCTTTGCGGGGAACCCGGCCGACTGGGAGACGCGCCGCATCGCCGGCGGGGCGATTGGCGCGGTTTTCGGCGGAGCGCTGGCCGCTGCGTTTTCGTCGTACGTCGCCATACCGCTGCTTGCGCTTGTGATTGTCTACGGGGCTTTGAAGACCACCGGCATCACGGTGCGCGAAGCATACGACTACATTGTCGATCTCTTCTCCCGCATGGTGGAGAAGGGGGTTGACGATGCCGAGTTCGATGAAAGCCTGGACGAAGACGACGATCTCTATGGTCACGTGGACCGCGAGCTCGAAGACATCGCCGAAGGACGCGATCGCACGACCCGTCCGGAACCGGTTGCGCCCCGCCCGGCAACCGCAGGTCGCAAGAAGCGCAACCGCCGCGCAACTCCGATGGACAACTATCCGGCGGATGGCGCCGATGCGACTGCGAACCTCTACGACTTCGCGGAAGACGTCGACACCGATGGCGGTGAAGAAGAGGCAGTCGATAGCGGCACGACCGTGGCCGTGCCGCGAGAGCCGAAGCGCCCCCGCCAGAAGAAGGCGCAGCGCACCCCGCCTGCCCGGCGAGAAGAGACGAGGGTCCTGCCGCGTGAGGAAGCCGAAGCGGGGGACCGTCGACAAGCAAACGAAGCCCCTGATGCGGTCGACTCCTCGCGGGAGGCGATGCGACAGGCGATCATCGCACGCAGCGGCATCGACGCTGCCGCGGTGCCCGCAAAGACACCGAAGTCTGAGCTGGAGAAGGAAGAGCCAGCTCCGGCGCCGGCCAAACGCGTGTCCCAGAACCCGGACTACACGCTGCCGACGACTGACCTGCTGGTGCCCGGTGATGCGCCGAAGACCCGTACCGCAGCGAACGACCGGATGATCGAAGCGATCACGGACGTGTTCGAGGAGTTCAACGTCAACGCACAGGTGACCGGGTTCTCCCGCGGCCCGACCGTGACCCGCTACGAGGTGGAGCTGGGCCCGGGTGTGAAGGTCTCCAAGATCACCAACCTGCAGTCGAACCTCGCGTACGCCGTGGCGACGGATAACGTGCGCCTGCTCACCCCGATCCCTGGCAAGTCCGCCGTGGGCATCGAGGTCCCGAATCAGGACCGCGAGATGGTGCGCCTGCGCGACGTGCTCGACGCGCCGAAGGTGGCTGCCGATTCGGACCCGATGCTCATCGGCCTGGGCAAGGACATCGAGGGCGACTTCGTGGCGGCATCGGTGCAAAAGATGCCGCACCTGCTGGTGGCCGGTTCGACCGGTTCCGGTAAGTCCGCTTTTGTGAACTCGATGCTGGTCTCGCTGCTCACGCGCGCCACACCGGAGGAAGTGCGCCTGATCCTAGTGGACCCGAAGATGGTGGAGCTGACCCCGTACGAGGGCATTCCGCACCTGATCACGCCGATTATCACGCAGCCGAAGAAGGCGGCGGCGGCCCTGCAGTGGCTGGTGGAGGAAATGGAGCAGCGCTATATGGACATGAAGTCCGCGCGCGTGCGCCACATCAAGGACTACAACCGCAAGGTCCGCTCCGGCGAGCTGGTGGCCCCTCCGGGCTCGGAGCGCGAGATGCGCCCGTACCCGTTCATCGTCTGTGTTGTCGACGAGCTTGCGGACCTGATGATGACCGCGCCGAAGGAAATCGAAGACTCGATCGTGCGCATTACGCAGAAGGCGCGTGCCGCGGGCATCCACTTGGTGCTGGCGACCCAGCGCCCGTCGGTGGACGTGGTCACCGGTTTGATCAAGACGAACGTGCCGTCGCGTCTTGCCTTTGCCACCTCCTCGCTCACCGACTCCCGCGTCATCCTCGACCAGGCGGGTGCGGAGAAGCTCATCGGCATGGGCGACGGGCTGTTCATCCCGCAGGGCGCCGGCAAGCCGCAGCGTCTCCAGGGTGCGTTTGTCACCGATGAAGAGATCCAGGCTGTCGTCGAGGCCGCGAAGAGCCAGGACGAGCCGGACTACGTCGAGGGCGTGACCGAGGAGAAGGCTGCCGAGGCGAAGCAGATCGACGAGGAAATCGGCAAAGACATGGACGACCTCCTCGAGGCTGTCGAGCTCGTGGTCACCTCGCAGCTCGGCTCCACGTCCATGCTGCAGCGCAAGCTTCGCATCGGTTTTGCCAAGGCCGGCCGACTCATGGACCTCATGGAATCACGCGGCGTCGTCGGCCCGTCGGAGGGCTCGAAGGCCCGCGAGGTGCTGGTCAAGCCGGAAGAGCTGGAGACGATCTTGTGGATGATCAAGGGAGCCGACCCAGCTGAGGCCCCCACAGAGGAGCCTTCGCTTTTCGACGGCTCGGCCGACGCCGACCCCACCAGCGACCCCGACAGCGGCTCAGCTGATGCCGAATCCTCTGGCGATGCCCGCACCGTGCAGGCGACCTATAATCCGACTGGCGGTGCGTTTTAG